Within the Medicago truncatula cultivar Jemalong A17 chromosome 4, MtrunA17r5.0-ANR, whole genome shotgun sequence genome, the region GAAACATTATCCTAGATAAATCACATATAATTGATTCACCTTTGTTCGCATgcataaaatatgatttttagagTCATACATTTCAGTCTTAGAAAACACCATCAACTACGTAACTCCATCATTATCAAGCAATTAAATACGACTCTCGCATTCATGCATGGTGTATGAttgtaaatattatatatgcaaGAAATACAAAGTGattataaattttaactatAATTACACTTATGTATCATGTATCAttagactggtgctagtcaaatccaaaaaaaacaagttacaccccagaatgattaatataccctttaactaaaataaaaatttcaaattaactaaatttacattaacgtaaattgaacataagtaaacttaatttacattaacctaaattgaacataagtaaacttaatttacattaacctagattgaaggtaagtaaactgaatttacaaacttaatttacattaacctagattgaacgtaagtaaactgaatttacattaacctagattgaacgtaagtaaacttaatttacattaacctagattgaacgtaagtaaactgaatttacattaacctagattgaacgtaagtaaactgaatttacactaacctcttatatacatacgtaaactgaatttacattaacctagattgaacgtaagtaaactgaatttacactaacctcttatatacatacgtaaactaaatttacattaacctaaattgaacataagtaaacttaatttacattaacctagattgaacgtaagtaaactgaatttacactaacctaaattgaacatacataaacttgaatttacattaacctacatacgtaaactacactaactcattttatatacatacacgcaaacttaatttacattaacctctaacttaaaatcaaattgacagacatatctcataccaaaacaaacaataaataaatagaaactcatcgaaaatgaaattcatgaaattcactaacctttatgaatatagtacagatcaataacaaagatgttgattcagatattggttgcacatctatggtgatttgtggatgaaagaggtaagggttcagaatgatcataaaatatgggtttttaaaaaattacatgaagagggcaattttggtattattgtaaaattttaaataaatttagatgtaacttattttttttttaggtgtgactagcaccagtcgtATCATTATCTATCAAATTATTGATTTATAATTGAATAATCACATGAAAATTTTTAACAACCCATTATTTTAAggacaaattaaaaatcacATCACTTACCACTTTAAACTTTAATACataacatcatcaacaataattatttgtttaattacTTGCTGTCTTCATCTATCATTGATccaattaatttttaagaaaatttctcttataattttgaaaaatataaatagccTAAGGTGTTTCGCGTTGAACTAGAGAACCCCCAAAACAAGacttttgaattatattttttgaagaaaaaaaaaaaagacttttaaATTATATGGTTCCAAATTCCAATGTTTTACTCGTAAGATGgctctatttttttctaaatttataaTTCCCTTTTtaaataagggttaaatatattttttatccttaTAAAATTGAGGCCTTTTAaatttagtccttacttaattatttaatagcttttttagtccctataaaatcaTTTTGCATTTAGTTTTAGTCTATTCTTAatccaaatttgtttaattatgcttaaattcTTGAATTTTTAAACAATCTTTTGTACACCTATTAAGAACATTACGAAAAGTCCCTCTACAAAATattaactcaaaatttgatttctacgttCAGATTTTTGTTACTCTTTTCTTGAACTTTTGtcgtttaaaaaaatcatatttaaatcttctcctattaaaaaaatctattttttagcaaatgaacattttataatgttctaaacATGTCTCctaaaaatcgttcaaaaatttaagaattcaagaataattaaacaaatttagtttttagaaggactaaaattacatgttattttatttttgtagggactaaaaatattattaaaattaagtaaagactaaacttagaagtttccaattttatacggaccaaaaacatatttaatcctttaAATAATTAaccattcattatttttttcatttttttagaaagagacaatttattattaataaaagtgacaataataattattttacatctgttccctaaaaaaaaagaaaatttacatCTATCATGAGCGAATTTAAATTGTTGTTTATTACATATTACatatttgtacaaatatatTGAAATGTTTGCACATTAATGTGATTTCAAACCAGACCCGAACCGGTCTTATCGGGAATCACATtttgaaaccattttttaatcACGTTTTGGAATCAAAACATTCATAAGCACATCATTATCTAGTGATAAATTGTTTATTGGAATAAAGGAACGCCATTAGAACCAAACAAaagcaatatattttttttaataaaccacTAAATTGATCTCTGTCTTTGTAAGTCACTATCAAATTAATATGTGATGCTATTAATATTTCAGATTACTCCCCTCTTTGTCAAAGTTTATCAATTAGGTCTCTCATCAtgtaacaaaaacataaagataAGGATCTAATCGAAAAACTTTTGGCAAAGACAGAAACTAGattgaaatattaatagaatTAGAGACTAATTTAATAATGACTTATAAAAACATAGACTAATTTGGTGgtttactcatttttttagGGCAGACataattaataacaacaacaaaataaggaataatattttttttataaatgcaaccttttttttatatatataaaaaaaaaagcataaacatTAAGAAGTTtattatcttcatcttctttctagaccctagaaaattaaaaactgcaacataaaccctaaaaattggaATTTGAAAGCGAGATTCcgtgaatttttgaaaaatcgACACTAGCTCAATTTTGAAACGGAAGCGAGACTACATGACTTGAAGATTGAATGTTTTACTTCTTGATATCTTCTTGATGGTCTTGTTCCTTGTTTGATATCGGCGAGAAGAGTTTTGGGAACGGGGTAGATTCACAGCGTGCCACTGAACTTGGCGCCATTTCAGTcacaatatgatttttttttttctcctttgttTAATAGTAgatgttaattaataaaaagtcaAACGTAAAATAAATGCATAAATCCTACTCATTGTATATAAAGAATAAGTTTGGTGACATTGACGATATCTCTCCTAATCAATCAtacttttgtttatatattgtgttaataaaaaacatcaatCATGTTACAAATAAATTGTCCAATTTTCCTAGAACATGAAAAAATTGAGCCCTTGAAaaaccaaaatccaattttaGTCTCTTAACATAACTtcttaaccatttttttttttttttaacaaatcaaaataaaatatattgctGAAAATAATAGTGATTCACCCCGCATAAGGTGTGCTAAAAGTGGTGAAACATTAAAAATCTGTTACAAAGAAAATGGCACCTATCAAGAGGCCGCCATCAGCTGACAAAGAAGAAACTTACAAAACACCCATACAAAGAAGCGGGTTTCGCCACCAATCATGATAACGAAAGTTTAACAGAATTTTACTCAAAAACAATCATAAAAAGGAATTCAGCTTAACTTTTGCAAGAATATTAAGGGGATTGGTGACCGCATTTCTGAAGACAAGATGGTTCCATCCTTCCATACTGCTCATGTACAAGCTAAACCATTCTTGTTTGTTAGAAATTCCTCTCATTTggttttaaccaaaaaaaaaagaaaatctctCATTTCGTACATCTTGTTGAAACTGCATTATCCTTAAGCAACACATTCCTCTCTTTAGTTTTATCCAAATTTTATCTCATTTGAAAACCTATTCTTTAATCATAGTATTTATCATCGTAAGAGATTATTTTGATGAACGAAATGCACAATCAGtaactattttttataattttgttagtGCGGATGTTCGTTACAcattcagagacaaaaacaactatatatccatttattttattttttaaaaaagttgattaaaaataaaaagatatagTTAGATCTTACGAAATAAGTAAACAAGTAAGGTACAACTATATCATGGCCATAGACTTACACTCATTATCATACGTGATTCCTGTGAAAACGAACGCTACCCATTATCAACCCtattaatttttcctttagttttataagaaaaaagttaTTGTGAGCATTGGTGACTACTTTAAcatcataaactattttgattaatgaCATGCACTATCAACAATGCATCCGGTAACTCGGCCACCAtagaaaagacaaaaaaaaaaaaattgagtgataTAAAAGGTGCCGTTGGATTTCAACGAATGTCATTCGTATTGAACGTAGTGCAAAGAGCGGTGCGAattttgaaatgagaaacaCGAATGGTTTCGTTCTTTACCCTTTCCCTTTCTTCACGCTCCACTCTTATAGTAAACCCTAGAATTTTAAATTCCAATTTCAAACGTTACCACCATTCCCAAAATTCAAActttcttcaaattcaatcatcTCCAATGTCTTGGTCATGCAAAAAATGCACTTTCGTCAATCCACCTTCTCAAATATCTGAATGCGAAATCTGTTTTTCATCCCCTCCACAcccctcttcttcttctgctACTTCTTCGTCTTCGTCTTCTCCAAAATGGTCCTGCAAATCATGCACACTCTTTAACTCTTACAAAAACCCTATTTGCCATCTCTGCGGTACACGTAACACCGTTCTTTCCATTTCCAGCTTCAACGATATCAACGACATCGATGATGATTCTTCCGTTGGCTCTGTTTTCTGGCCTCTTCGATCGTGCAAGAGGAAAGCAGTAGATTCGCTTGAAGATTCTGTTCAACCGTTAGTAGCCAAGGAATCCAAAAAGGCTATTGATTTCGTTGATTTCTCTGAAGATTTTGATCAACCGTTAAAAGCCAAGGATTCCAAAAGGGCTGTTGATATTTTTGATTCCTATGAACATTTTGCGAAACCACTAGAGAGGGTTGATTCTGGTAAAGGTGTTAGTTCGTTGAAGATTTTGAGTTACAATGTTTGGTTCCGTGAGGATTTGGAGTTGGAGAAGAGGATGAAAGCTATTGGTGATCTTGTTTTGATGCATTCCCCTGATTTTATCTGTTTTCAGGTTTCTTTATCATTACATATTACTATATTTAAAATCTCTCTAGCATCAATACTTCTGGTAGAAAGCGTGTACGATGTTTGACACATGTCAATATCCAACACCAACACGACACTGACCAACACATGTGATCACATTCAATTATGTCAATTTTCGAAATAATTACTGGTTTCAAGGTGTCAGTGTTAGTATGCGTCTGATGTCTGTGTCTATGTTTGTGCTTAATAGTTTACCATAAAgctttttttgcattttatatttgtgtggctttgtttgattttgttcaCTTGTGTCGCAGGAGGTTACTCGTGACATATATGACATTTTCAAGCTATCTACATGGTGGAATGTATATCATTGTTCAGTTTCTTCTGAGAAGGCTTATTCAAAAGCCTACTATTGTATGCTGGTAAATTTCACAACCTTCTTATCATTTTGTGATGTAATCTGCCTGATATAGTGGTATGTGCAACAATCTTTCTTTATAATCCAGTTTTACTTTTGACCACAGTGACTCATTTGTTTTGATGATTATCATAGTTTTTGTATATCAAATTGAACTCTGTTGTCATTTCATATATGATTGGCACCACTGTTATATTGTCTGCTAGCATGAAATCTCTTCAGAAGAGCTCCAAGCTTCGTGCTAAATAACTGTATGCCAATGTTATGCTAATATCTATGATCACTGTTACAGTATTCTGGGTAAAGCTCATCCTGTTTTGCTTGAAGTATTTTTTAGACCGTTTTATTTGGGAAAGAGGGTGTTATTCACATGTACTGAAATATCTGTCAAATTAATTTCAGTTAAGCAAACTGCCGGTGAAATCTTTCTCCGCCAAATCATTTAGCAACTCTATAATGGGAAGAGAACTTTGCATTGCTGAAGTGGAGGATGTGGGCGGCAAGTCGTTTGTTGTGGCCACTAGCCATCTCGAGAGTCCTTGTCCGGCCCCTCCAAAATGGGATCAGATGTTCAGCAAGGAACGAGTGGAGCAGGCTAATGAGGCTCTGAACATTCTCAAAAGGCACCCTAATGTTGTTTTTGGGGGTGATATGAACTGGGATGACAAAAAGGATGGTCAATATCCTTTGCAAGACGGGTGGCTTGATGCCTGGTCTGTACTAAGACCAAATGAAGCTGGTTGGACATATGATACCAAGTCAAACCAAATGTTGACAGGCAATCGTACTCTCCAAAAGCGATTGGATCGTTTTGTTTGTCGTTTACGTGATTTTAAGATAAGCAATATTGACATGATTGGGATGGATGAAATACCTGGTGTTTCATATAACAAAGAGAAGAAAGTAAGAGGCGAGATCAAACAACTGGTATGCCCTGTTTTGCCCAGCGATCACTATGGTCTCCTTTTGACACTTTCTAGCAAGTAGTTGTCCCTTTGGAAAATCCTAATGGTGAACCCCTTATTCACACTGTGCTATTGTTGGGTCTAAGGCATGCAGTGCAGTTTTGTACTATAGACCACATGAAATATGtgaagtttttttgttttttttgaagatgtAAAGGGGTTATTGAAATTGACAGGTTGTTCATGGGTACAGGATGCAAACTTTTTATCTACTGTTTTGCGTAttaatatttgtctttttttcaattttcaaattattggattagCTTTGTCTTTATGTTCATAGGCTTTGTGCTGTTCTCTAAGTCTCTTGCCTCTAATCTTATTGTATTTTTGGGTGTTGTTATCtgaatattttaacataaaatcgGTTTAAGGCGACGCTAGTGTTAACAGTTGGTACTTGGTAAGGCCAATGTTCAGGGCTGATATATCCCCTAATTCGTCACTGGAAATGTCAGGTGTGTTTTCCAAGCATTTTTTCCCACCTGAATCTTGTCATATATTAAAGCAGCATTGAGAATTTAGCTAACAAGGAAGGATCTGTGCCAATGGTTCATTGTGTGACTTGttaatgttttaatttaatgatgaacTCGTGCTTGGAAACTCATTTTTCTTCATTAGTTTTCCCCCTTTGTAATTGATTTTGCATTTGTATATGTTCAATGATTCTGTGACTTGCGTGGATTGTGTATATTTGCCTCGAGATCCAAATATATTGCCTCACATTTGATTTCAAAGGTTTCTAATAGCACTTTTAAATGATGTGTACTATATAGTTAACATGTGTTTGGTTTCAATTCTTTTCGCCGCCACAACACGTCTAGCGTCCCATTTTCCGTGAAAACAAGAAGCTAAGAATAGTAACTTTAAAGTGTGTGCCTAGCCTCGTGCCCTCATCCCACTGTGGTTCCGAACACATTGTTAGTTGTGGCGGAAGTTCTCAAGCAATGCATTATTGGATTTAGGACCAAGGCTTGTATGGTCACAAGTCTTGCTCTGGATTGAGATCAACTTATGAATGGTCATTGTAAAGTCGAAAGATGACCGATGACCATCAACCAAATAAGCTCGTTCAGTTCACTATTGAGGGTGATATTCAATTTGAACCTAAAACAACAATTCTGATGTTTGGGAGCAGGTATGAGGTTTGGGCTTAGTGTTCTAATGGTGACAGCATATACTAACATGAATTAAGCCAGCAAAGCCACTCTGTAGCACTGTAACGCactctttaattaattatcatgccaacaaattaaaaattgattaagCCGAATAAGGATAATTGACACGGGAATAAGAAACTCGAATACCTAATTTGTGTGGAGTTGATTATCAAATTCGTCCTTAACTTTGTGAAATACTCTTAAATAGATCTTTGATgttatgaatatttcaaaaaaggTCATTGTATTAGACTATGAAGTTGGTTGTTATAATTAAGAATTTACTATCAATAAAGGCTTCTTGAAAAGATTCATAATTTTAAGACCAATTTCAGAGGGTCGAAATTGGTAGTTTACTCAATCAATTTGTGAGACAGCAAGTAACCCAATAGAATACCAACCTAGAAAGTGTAGAGGTAGAATTGTATTTTGTCGGTGTATTTTGTTGGAGCAAAATAGGAGGGCCATTGCCCTGTTCTTATTTTAAGGAGCACTCATTAATACTGTTCTATTTTGTAGGACCTGTCCTGCAATCTATTGAATTGGAAAGAATGGTTTTTACTGCAATTATATTGTATTTACTGTTGTGCTCGCCGACGGTATCTGCTTGTCCTTTTTTACCTGTCTTCTAATGTTGTACATTCAATCTCTCAAAGCCAATTGGTTTCTGCAGCAGCAGCAGTAAAAGAGTGATATTTTGTATTTGTACCTTTGGTGACTATAATAATTGTAGTGTTATTATTATGAGACAAACCAAGCTGTTTCTCTGAGGATACTCTGTCTGGGATTTATTCAAACGTGATATTACATTACATAGTATTTAATAAGAATCTACACCGATCCATCTTGCTAGCATCTATGcatttaataaaacaataaatagttaaaaaagtgaagaaaacaaaatgcGGTGAGCGTGGATCGAACACGCGACCTTCAGATCTTCAGTCTGACGCTCTCCCAACTGAGCTATCCCCGCAACTTATTTACATTGCAATTGTCTACGTATTTATCATATTgctatattacattttagtcaaTATCGCAAATGCTTTCCCGTCATTCAAAATATTAGATGTGATGCAATCATTTTTTGAGCAAGTGATGTTTTTAATAGAGATCTTCAccgatatttttttaaagaattgacGTTATTTttaatgcacattttaagtAGGAAGGATAACTTCAAGGCCGCAGCAGCAATTATGGCGTGTGAATCATCAATATTTATCACTTTCATATatcttaggctttgtttggctGGCAAAAAAAAGTTCAAGGAAAGAATGCAAGAGGAAAGATGGTAAAAGAAAAGATTGAGAGTGAAAAGTGAGAGGATTGTTTTAGTGGTTTGGTATGAGAGAAAGTGAATAGAAAATGGAAGGAAATAATGATGTGTATATTTGTAAAAGGGCAATTACATCCTTAAAATTTTTTAActacatatttcattttaaattaaatattctatctatacatttaaatatattttaatttagataTAACAAGTTAAGGATTTATTTTAAGTTGGGAGAAGAAATGTTATGTCAAAATCATAACTTGCCTAACATGCTTGTACAAAGACATGATGCAAAACGTTAATATGCTTGGCACAATgctataatatattatattaggGCTATTTTGGACTTTTTGTCATAAAGTTGGTGCCTTCTCCATGTTTCTTTCCATGGAGGTGCAGAAAGGTTTTGAGCGTGGGTCCCACCTCAAAActttctttcctcttcttcttgaAGTGCTGCCAAACAGTGGAAAGTCACTGTATCCACTCATTTTCTTTCCTTATTCTTTCTATCCTTTATCTTTCACCTATTCCAAACAGATCCTTAGTCCataaatttttagaatttttacaacaaaaatgTAATGGGGGAGTGATTTTACTTATTACTCAATCTCTTCCTTATTAGATGACCTGTTTGATAATATACAATTTTGACCTGATATGTTTTGactatatttttgtactaatatacaaagataaataatattatataagatgttggaTTCATCTCGacgaatattttcaaaatattaaattttcataatttttttaagggaaatgttaaccagtgccctcAGGGCAATGATTAAGGAAGCAAATATAGTAattttgcattgaaacttgTGCATTAAACttctcaaaaatataaaaaatgatattttcaacctaaaactttctttttttagttttttttttttttttagtttccttaaccattgtctTAATGGTGTGTTTGGTTCTCAAGAGAAACTCTGAAGAGAAAAATAGctaagagagaaatatatgagaAATATGATAGATTTGAGAGATTGTTTggtataaaagagaaaaaagagaaatagagaagagagataAAGACTAATTTTATGAATTGACAAATAAGTTCCTAACTAATAAAAATAGTTCAACTTTTTTTCTGACGAAAAAAATAGTTCAACTTAAAAATAAGTTTACTccctatcaattttttttttttttaaaaagaaacaacCATTAA harbors:
- the LOC11442699 gene encoding uncharacterized protein encodes the protein MVSFFTLSLSSRSTLIVNPRILNSNFKRYHHSQNSNFLQIQSSPMSWSCKKCTFVNPPSQISECEICFSSPPHPSSSSATSSSSSSPKWSCKSCTLFNSYKNPICHLCGTRNTVLSISSFNDINDIDDDSSVGSVFWPLRSCKRKAVDSLEDSVQPLVAKESKKAIDFVDFSEDFDQPLKAKDSKRAVDIFDSYEHFAKPLERVDSGKGVSSLKILSYNVWFREDLELEKRMKAIGDLVLMHSPDFICFQEVTRDIYDIFKLSTWWNVYHCSVSSEKAYSKAYYCMLLSKLPVKSFSAKSFSNSIMGRELCIAEVEDVGGKSFVVATSHLESPCPAPPKWDQMFSKERVEQANEALNILKRHPNVVFGGDMNWDDKKDGQYPLQDGWLDAWSVLRPNEAGWTYDTKSNQMLTGNRTLQKRLDRFVCRLRDFKISNIDMIGMDEIPGVSYNKEKKVRGEIKQLVCPVLPSDHYGLLLTLSSK